The genomic stretch GCCGATCGAGCCGACGGCCGCCAGCAGCCCGGCGAAGGTCCTGGGCTCCACCTTGATTGTTGGCCGCGGCTCGGCTAGGTTCTAGCCGATGGCCTCCGGGAACTTGAACGTCTCGCGCCCCCTCGGCGGCCGGCTCGTGGCCCGGCTGGCCCGGACGCGCTTCGTGCGCACCGCCATGGAAGGCGAGGCGGCGGATCTCGGCGCCCTGCGGGGCAAGCCCTCTCCCGCGGTGATCCTGGGCGTCGCGCTCATCGGCTTCAGTTATATCATCGGCTGGCCGGCCGTGGCACTGCTCGGGCTGCTCGCCGCCCATTTCCAGCGCATGGCCATCGTCGTGGTGGGCGGCCCGCTCGTGTACGGCCTCTCGCACCTGGTGTTCATGCTGGGGATGTACTTCGCCGGGAATCACTACGCGCCCATCTTCCTGCGCTGCGCCGCCCGGGCCGTGATGCGCAAGCTGCTCGCGCGCTATCCCAGCGCGGCGCCGGGCTTCTCGGAGACGTAGCGGCGCAGACTATCGCAGGCTTCTGCCTGGAGAAGGAAATCCACAAGAATCCTAAGTAGTTGTCTTTGTGTACTGCCCGCTCACCACAAACTCACTTGTGTAAAGCACAGCCAATATCTCTTTACACAAACCATCTTTCGGCTACAATGATTTCCGCAAGGAGGATGGTTTGAAACCGGCGATCCCAAAGAAGCTTCCCCTGGCAAGCCTGGGCTGGGGCGATCTGATCCCCCCAATTGCCGCGGCCAATCGCGCCCTTGCCCTCTACGAAGGCATTCTCCACGGCGTCCCGGAGCCGCAGGTCCTGCTCTCGCCGCTGACGACCAACGAGGCCGTCCTCTCTTCCCGCATCGAGGGGACGCGGGCCACGCTCAACGAAGTGCTCGAGTTCGAGGCCGGGGCCGAAATCGTCGAAGAGTCGAAGCGCCAGGACATTCAGGAGATCATCAATTATCGGCGCGCCCTGCGCCGTGCGGAGGAGGAGCTTGTCGGCCGCCCCTTCAACCTCAATCTGCTCAAGGAGCTGCACGATATTCTCCTCGACAGCGTCAGGGGCCGCAACCGGGAGCCGGGGCGCTTCCGTACGACACAGAACTACATTGGCGCGCGCAACGCACCCATTGAGCAGGCCGCGTTCATTCCGCCCGAGCCGGGGCTGCTGCTGGAATGCCTCGACAACTGGGAGAGGTACTACCACGCCGAGGAACGCGATGCCCTCGTTCAATTGGCGATCGTCCACGCCCAGTTCGAGATAATTCACCCCTTCTCGGACGGCAATGGCAGAATCGGACGCATCCTCGTGCCGCTCTTCCTCTACGAGCGCAAGATTCTCTCCCGCCCGATGTTCTATCTCTCGGGCTACCTTGAAGAGCACCGGGACGAGTACATCGCTCATCTGCGTGCTTTGAACGGCCCGGAAAGCTGGAATCGTTGGGTGCGCTTCTTCCTCGGCGCGCTCGTCGAACAAGCCCGCGAGAACGCCGACAAGGCGCGTGGCATTCTCGCCCTCTATGAGAGGCTCAAGGTCCAGGTGCTCGGCCTCACGCACTCGCAGTACGCGATTCCGCTTCTCGACCGGCTCTTCCGGCAGCCGGTCTTCTCGAGCAGCAGCGTGACAGGCGCCGCAGCCATGCCGAGCAAGCCGATGGTCATGAACCTCCTGCGGAAGCTCCGTGAGGCAGGCATCCTCACGGTGG from bacterium encodes the following:
- a CDS encoding Fic/DOC family N-terminal domain-containing protein, with product MKPAIPKKLPLASLGWGDLIPPIAAANRALALYEGILHGVPEPQVLLSPLTTNEAVLSSRIEGTRATLNEVLEFEAGAEIVEESKRQDIQEIINYRRALRRAEEELVGRPFNLNLLKELHDILLDSVRGRNREPGRFRTTQNYIGARNAPIEQAAFIPPEPGLLLECLDNWERYYHAEERDALVQLAIVHAQFEIIHPFSDGNGRIGRILVPLFLYERKILSRPMFYLSGYLEEHRDEYIAHLRALNGPESWNRWVRFFLGALVEQARENADKARGILALYERLKVQVLGLTHSQYAIPLLDRLFRQPVFSSSSVTGAAAMPSKPMVMNLLRKLREAGILTVVREGSGRRPQILALAELVNLCEGKPVFRM